In Colletotrichum higginsianum IMI 349063 chromosome 1, whole genome shotgun sequence, one genomic interval encodes:
- a CDS encoding Fructosyl amino acid: MNETAKPSVFIIDGNVVGTSTAYHLAQWVVTVLKGLQSTLEWRSPPPPPPPASLFASMYRESGWLMAGHSLARSQLDSTFETVTGASRKAVWVPNGWGDEKQGLD; the protein is encoded by the coding sequence ATGAATGAAACGGCCAAGCCTTCGGTGTTCATCATCGACGGCAACGTTGTCGGCACGTCTACGGCCTACCACTTAGCCCAATGGGTTGTCACGGTGCTGAAGGGCCTTCAGAGCACGCTGGAGTGGAggagccccccccccccccccccacccgcTTCGCTCTTCGCAAGTATGTACCGCGAGAGCGGGTGGCTCATGGCAGGTCACAGCCTGGCGAGGTCGCAGCTCGACAGCACGTTCGAAACGGTCACCGGGGCCAGCCGGAAAGCTGTCTGGGTCCCCAACGGCTGGGGAGATGAGAAACAGGGGCTGGACTAA
- a CDS encoding Pantothenate transporter liz1 has product MDSSSGSSSSSPEGPVTTTLVPHDLPELLEGLSKDELAALEKKLIRRLDTRMLPTMILMYIMNYLDRNAIGAARLGGLEEELGLTGSQFQTCVSILFVGYILMQVPSNMLLNKIGRPALYLTGCMAVWGVLCACSGATTNYAGLLVTRFLLGFVQAAFYPGESDDPTGTKSNFGKKRDSPPHNIMARTGCIATLSSWYVRKELGLRTGLFYTGSMLSGAFSGLLAAGILSGMDGTLGLLAWRWIFITEGTLTVVIALGALFVLPDFPANTRWLTEQERQLAVWRLEIDAAGEEDWTGSSSSSQPLFDGFRMLVVDPVNWILVLVVYGAASSISINSFFPTIVGGLGRDRIATLLLTSPPYLLACFVCAAVSWNAGRTGERYWHTVGPLACALVGFVVSSAATGVAPRYLGAMVMLPGIYTGFNMSMFWTANTIYRPAAKRAAAVAFNNAVSTLSSIYGSYLYPSHAAPRFVLAFSVNAGMAFMAIVASTALHFVLKGENRKLALRDQEAETDGRTVLVGKGFRYLV; this is encoded by the exons ATGGACTCGTCATcaggcagcagcagttcGAGTCCCGAGGGTCCCGTTACGACGACGCTGGTTCCTCACGATCTCCCGGAATTGTTAGAGGGCTTGTCCAAGGACGAACTCGCTGCTCTCGAGAAGAAACTGATCAGGAGACTGGACACGAGGATGCTGCCCACGATGATTCTGATGTACATCATGAATTACCTCGACAG AAACGCGATCGGAGCAGCTAGGCTAGGTGGGCTGGAAGAGGAATTAGGGTTGACAGGGAGCCAGTTCCAG ACCTGCGTCTCCATCCTATTCGTTGGATACATACTCATGCAGGTCCCTTCCAACATGCTGCTGAACAAGATCGGTCGTCCTGCCTTGTATCTGACAGGCTGCATGGCCGTCTGG GGTGTACTTTGTGCCTGCAGCGGCGCGACGACCAACTACGCCGGGCTCTTGGTGACGCGATTCCTGCTTGGGTTCGTCCAAGCTGCGTTCTATCCAGGTGAGTCCGACGATCCAACGGGCACCAAGTCCAACTTTGGGAAAAAACGAGACAGTCCCCCCCATAACATCATGGCGCGGACAGGTTGCATAGCCACGCTCAGCTCCTGGTACGTCCGCAAAGAGCTCGGCCTCCGCACCGGCCTGTTCTACACCGGCTCCATGCTCTCGGGCGCCTTCTCGGGGCTCCTCGCCGCGGGGATCTTGAGCGGCATGGACGGCACGCTCGGCCTGCTGGCGTGGCGCTGGATTTTCATCACAGAAGGCACCctcaccgtcgtcatcgccctcggcgccctcttcgtcctcccgGACTTCCCGGCCAACACCAGGTGGCTGACGGAGCAGGAGCGGCAGCTGGCCGTGTGGCGTTTGGAGATCGACgccgcgggcgaggaggactggacgggctcgtcgtcgtcatcgcaGCCGCTCTTCGACGGATTCCGgatgctcgtcgtcgacccggTCAACTGGATCCTCGTGCTCGTCGTCTACGGCGCCGCGtcgtccatctccatcaACAGCTTCTTCCCgaccatcgtcggcggcctcggcagGGACCGCATCGCGACGCTGCTGCTCACCTCTCCCCCCTACCTGCTGGCCTGCTTCGTGTGCGCGGCCGTCTCGTGGAACGCGGGCCGGACGGGAGAGCGGTACTGGCACACCGTCGGCCCGCTGGCCTGCGCGCTCGTCGGGTTCGTCGTGTCGagcgcggcgacgggggTGGCGCCGCGGTACCTAGGCGCCATGGTCATGCTGCCCGGCATCTACACGGGCTTCAACATGTCCATGTTCTGGaccgccaacaccatctACCGCCCGGCCGCcaagcgcgccgccgccgtggccttCAACAACGCCGTGTCCACGCTGTCGAGCATCTACGGCTCCTACCTGTACCCCAGCCACGCGGCGCCCCGGTTCGTGCTGGCGTTCAGCGTCAACGCCGGCATGGCGTTCATGGCGATTGTggcatcgacggccttgCACTTTGTGTTGAAGGGGGAGAATCGGAAGCTGGCGTTGAGGGATCAAGAGGCGGAGACTGACGGCCGGACGGTCCTGGTGGGAAAGGGATTCAGATACTTGGTTTAG